DNA from Arthrobacter sp. FW305-BF8:
CGCCGGGCGTCTCCGTCCCGAGCAGATTTCGCTGGCCAAGCTGAACAACGTCCGCGAGGCCATCAAGGTGGCGCGGGAAGCCCGGACCATTTTGGGCGGCAACGGCATCACGCTTGACTATTCGCCTCTGCGGCACGCCGCCAACCTCGAGTCTGTGCGCACCTACGAAGGGACGGACGAGGTGCACACCCTCATCTTGGGCCAGCACATCACGGGGCTCCCGGCCTTCCGCTGATGACAGTGACCGCTGGTTGAGCTGGGCCCACGCCGGCAGGGTGCCCTGGCCGAGCTTTGCGAGGTTAGGGTGCCGGTGGGGACGGCGCTGTTCGCTTTGGCTCCGGCGACGGCGGCCGGCCTCGTCCCGTGGCTGCTGACGCGTTGGGAGGTGCAGGGTCCGGTGCCCGGAGGCGCCGTGGCCCAGGCGGCCGGCGCGCTCCTCGTGGGGGCGGGCGCTTCCGTCGTCGCAAACTCCTTTGTGCGGTTTGCCATCGAAGGCGTGGGAACGCCGGCACCCTTCGCGCCACCGAAGCATCTTGTAGTCAGCGGGCTGTACCGCCACGTCCGGAATCCCATGTACGTGCCCATCGCCGCCGCCGTGGTTGGCCAGGGCCTGCTGCTGGGCCAGCCGAAACTCTTCGGCTACGCCGCGCTGGCGGCGGTCCCGGTTGCGGCCTTCGTCAGGTTCTACGAGGAGCCCGCGCTCGCGCGCAAGTTCGGGGCTGAGTATGGGGAGTACCGAAAGAACGTTCCGCGCTGGCTGCCGCGGCTGACGCCGTGGCGGCCGGACAACTGACGAAATGGGGGTCCGGCGCCTAAAACGCGTTCGGCAAGCTCCGGGAAGATGCCTCTGCTGGGCGGCTTGTGAGCATCCAGAGGGCCAGCCAGATAACTGAGGCGCCAAGCAGCGCCAGGGCTGCATCGAGGGCGAGCTCCGGGACGAGGTTGCGCAGCGCGATGGGAATGGCGGCCATGGCGTAGGCGATTGTCGGGGTCCGGGGTGCCCTGCCGTCCCGCAGCAGCGCCAGGCAGTACAGGATTGATCCGACTAGGAAGATCATCGAGGCTGCCACCAATGCTGTTCCGAGCGGCCCGCCCCGCAACGCAGCGATTTGGGAGGGATCGAGCCGGACGAACACCAGGTTGATCACCCACTCCGCGCCGGTCGCGGCGCTGAGCCCCACGACGTTCACCGCGAGGGCGACCGAGGAAAACTTTGATGATCGGCGCAGGGCGACCCGGGCGAGGCCGACAACCAGGATGATAGCGAATGCCTGTGCCAGGGGCGCGGCAAGCTGCGTCGCGGAGCTGACCGGTATCAGTTCGGCGCGCTTGGCCGCATTGACGAACAAGACGGCGGCTGCGGCCAGGCCCGTAACTGCTGCGAGGCGGGCCGGAAGCAAGGTAGTGGACTGTTTTTCCAGGGATGGGCTGGCGAGCGTGAGCATGGCGTTCATCTTTCGCAAGAGTGCAATGGGGGGGGTCTTGATGGCCCGGCGGTGTTCGGGACGCCGGTCCTTCGGTAATCAAGCGGGGACGTCTCTGGGGGTGGGAGCTGCGACGGCGGGCGTCGTGCCATTAGTGATGGGACTGGGGCTAAAGCCTTTGACGATCAGCCAAACGCCCAGCGAAAACTCCCAAAGCGCGATCGGGGCCGTCGCGATCAACGACCACACGGAGAGGGTGTTATTGATGCCGAAATAAGTTGCGGCGGTGGAAGCGAGGAGCAACGGGGCGCCCACCAGTCCCAGCAACGGAAGAACCCGGGGCACCAGGCGGGACCGGTACAGGAGGGAGCCCAGGAGAAGGGCGTTCATGGCCGGCATGAGGGTTTGTCCGAGGAGGAACGTCCAGCCATACATCGCAGCCAGCGCCTGGCCCGTGGGCAAAGCGCTTGCTCCGGCTCCGGCCTGCCGCAGGGTCACGACCGAGAGAAGGCAAACAACGCCGGTGACAATGACAGCAGCTTCGAGGACGCGTGCGCCGACGAAGCCAAGCGCGACCGCTTCGTTTTGCTTTTTAACCACCGGGTACAGTGCGACCGCGGTCCCGATGCAGGCAAGGGCTACGATCATTTCAAGGGCACCGCCCCAGAGTGTGGCGGTGTCCGGGCCGGGGCCGGTGATGTAGTTGGAGTCTGTTCGCACCGCCCTGTAGAGGGTGAGTGTCGGGATTGAGACGAAGGTGATCAGGTAGAGCACGCCCGCGGCCAGCGCGGTCTTCCGTAGCGGGTCCATCGGCACTCGTTTCGTTGCGGCTTCTGGCCGGATGCTGGTCATGATGTCGTTCTCCTTCGTGGGATGCGGGTGGAAGATTAGCTTCGGGGCTTTGCGGTGGATCCTGGCTTGTCGGCTTCAACCTGGGCTACAGAGAGCAGGGGCAGGCCGATATCGCGCACTTTCTGGAGCAGGCCATACAGGGCGGCCTGGTCTGCCACCTGACTCCGGAAGACTGTGGTGCCGTCGCTCTCATTCGTCAGGCTCAGTGCGTCGAACCAGGCAGCCCACCGGGAATCCAGGTGGCCCTCGATCCGGACCTCGTACCATCCGGAGTCGTGGTGATGTCCGATCGGCATGTCATGCACGGGCCCTCCTTTCGCTTTATCCGGCCGATGGACCTCGGCCGGCGTTGCTTCTGTTCGTTGTCCTGATCGAACAGTAGAAGGAGATCTAAGGACCGCGCCTCACCACATGTGGTGATTGGCGTGGTGATTTAGTTACGGGCGTTGGCAGCGTTCCCCGGCCGTCGGCGTCGTCGCGGCTTGGGCTACCGGTCGCTGGCTCGGGAGAACAGACCGAGTTCCTGGCCCTGACGGACCGCGGCCCGGCGGTTGTTCACGCCGAGCTTGGCGTAGATGTGTCTGGTGTGAGTGCGCACCGTGTTCAGGGACACCACGAGCACGCGGGCAATGTCCGGACCGTCGAGGTCCGTTCCGAGCAGCTGGAGAACGTCCAGCTCACGTTCACTCAGCGGCTCGATCAGGCCCCCACTGACACGCGTGGGCACCTCGGCAATGTTCATGAACGTCATGAGCCGGCGCAGGTAACCCGGGGCTATCCGTTGGTTCGCAGCCGCTCTCAGCAGTGAACCCATCGGGGCGCCCTCATCAGCGAAAACGCGAACGTAGCCCTCCGGCTCCGCCAACGCTACTGCTCGACGCAGTGATGCAAGCGCCGCAGGGATGTCGCCCCGTGCCTGGTCGGCCAGGGCCTGCAGCACGAGAATCTCGATGACGCTTCCCGTTCGGCCGCCGTCGTCTGCCGCCCGCAGCAGGCGCCCCAGCAGGCGGATGGCCTCCTGGAGCGAGGACGCCGCGCCCTCTTCCGCATGCCGGGCCAGGAGCACCCTGGCAAGGGTGATGTGCTCGAACTCCCGAAGGTAACTGAGGTCATCGTCCACCGACAAGTCTCGCTCCCGCACCCAGCCGAGGGCTTCACCCAACCGCCCTTGCGCGAGCTGGATCCGGGCCCTCAAAGCCGGCACCGGACGTACATTGGGAAAGTAATCGCCCACGTAGAGTCGCTCCGCCTCAGCCAGGAGGTCGAGCACACCGGCCAAGTCACCTTCCCCCTCGAGGATCCGCGCCATGGCGACCCGCCCGCGATACAGGTTCTGAGGCAGCTCGCCAAGGGGCCCCAACTCCTGGCTGCGCTCTAGGAGTCGGATGGCTTCCTGCTGGTCGCCGCGCTCCCGGCAGACCCCGCTCATCCCCACATACATGTCAGCTTCCCCGCGCAGAACCGATCCGCGCCGTCCAGAAGCAGCCTCCAAAGCTTGCTCGTAGGTGCACATGGCATCGGTGAGACGCCCTTGCGCCAGGCGTATGTCCGCCAAGGCAATCGCGCATCCCAAGGTGTCCGCGAGGTGCCCTGCACGGCGCAGGCCAGCCATGCATTCGTCATACCCCCGATGGGCTGCCTCGAGCTCCCCACGCCCCCAGTAGGCGAGTCCCAGCAATCCGGAGGCTGCGGCGCGGCCGACATTGTCGTCCTCAGGTGCAAGATCAAGCGCACGCTGGGCGTGGCTTACCGTCCCGGGTCCATCGCCCCGGCCCAGCGCCAGCGCGGCCCGGTACACTTCAATCGTCTCGGGAAGGCGGCGAAATTCCTCGTCGTCGGCTACGACCATCTCCGTTGCTCGGCCTTGAATTTCTTTGCCCACACCTGGGGGTGGATCCAGCCACCGTTCGACGTCCCGCAGCCGGTCTTCGACTCCCCCGACATCGCCGCACACCACCAGCGCGCCCACCAGTCCCACGCCCAGCACCGGCCTGACACGGACCACATCGTACGGGAGCACCATCAGCCAGCCGCGCAGCAGGGCCTCCTGCCTGTTCCGCCGGATGTCCGGCACCGCCAGCTCGATAAGGTCCGCCGCCCGTTCGAAATCCTCCGCAGCCAAGGCATGGCGGATGGCATCGAACGCCTCGCCGTTCTGTTCGTACCAAATGCTCGCCCGCCGATGGAGACCCGGGAGCTCGTCGCCGCGCTCCTCCACGAGGCGCGCCTGCAGAACATCCGCAAAAAGCTGGTGATAGCGGTACCACTGACGGCGGTCATCCAAGGGAACCAGAAACAGGTTCGCCCGCTCCAGTGCCGCCAGCCTGAGCTTGCCATTGTCCTGTCCTGTGACGGCATCGCACAGAGGGCCGCTGAGCCGATCCAGGATGGACGTCTGGAACAGGAAGTGTTGAACATCCTCTGGCTGGCGCTGCAGGACCTCCTCAGCCAGGTAGTCGACGATATATCGGTCGTCCCCGGCGAAGCCTGCGATGAATGCGGCGACGTCCTCGCGGCCCTGCATCGAAAGCGCAGCGAGCTGGAGTGCCACGATCCACCCTTCGGTGCGGTCTTCCAGCGCCGCTACGTCCCGGCCCGTCAGCTCCAAGCCCATGGAGCCGTTAAGGTAGGCCTCCGCCTCATTTACGGTAAATCGCAGATCGGCGGCGCGGAGCTCGACGAGCTCGCCCCGGGCCCGTAACCGCGCCAGCGGCAGCACCGGGTCGGCTCGGCTGGCGATGACCAGGTGCACCTGCGGGGGCAGGTGCTCCACCAGGAATGCGATCCCGTCCTGCACCTCGTGCGCGTCGATCACATGATAGTCATCGAGAACCAGGACGACATCGTTCGAGACAGCGTGGAGGTCATTGAGAAGAGTGGCAAGGAGCACTTCGATGGGGGGCTGCGCCGACTGCAGGAGCGAGAGCGCAGGGGCGCCAACCCCGATGGACGCCCTCCTCAGCGCCGTGACGAAGTAAGTCCAAAACAGCGCGGAATCGTTGTCACGCTTCTCGAGCGAGAGCCACGCTGCCGACCACCCATTAGCGGAAACGGTTGCCAGCCACTCAGTCAGCAGCGTCGTCTTACCGAACCCGGCCGGAGCCGACACGAGCGTTAGCGTGGCATCAGCTCCACGGTTCAGGCGCTCGATCAACCTCGGGCGCGTCGCCAGGCCGGGTCGCTGTCTGGGAACGTGGAACTTGGTCTCGAGAAGTAGTCCCGTCATGACCGCCTCCCCTCACGGACAGTGTACGGCTGCCGCGGTCCCTCGGCACCCGAGAGCGTTAGGCCGAGAACCCGCCGTCGGCCTTAATGAGCTGACCGGACACCCAGCGGCCCGCCGGGGACAGCAGGAAAGCCACCGTTCCCGCCACCTCGGCGGGGGTGCCCAGGCGGCCGCCGGGCTGGCGCCGGGCGAGCTCGGCGCGGGTCTGGCCGTCCATCCAGCCGGTGTCCACCGGCCCGGGGTTGAGGACATTGGCGCTGATGCCGAGCGGTCCAAGTTCACGCGCCGCGGCGATCACGATCCGGTCCAGGGCCCCCTTGGACGCACCGTACGGCAGGTTGAACGCTGTGTGGTCACTGGTCAGCGCGACGATCGCGCCGCCGTCGTCCGCCGCCTGCTGCGCGAAGGCGCGGACTAGCTGCCAGCTGGCCCGCGTATTCACGGCGAAATGCCGCTCAAAGCTTTCGAGGGTGGTGTCCAGGATGCCGGAATCGACGGATTCGGCGTGGCTGAGGACCATTCCGTGCAGGGTCCCCGCCTGCGCGGCCACGTCTGCCATCATCCGGTCGACGGCGCCCGGGTCCTGGAAGTTGGCGGGCAGGGCCACCACCCTGGAGCCGATGGCCTCCAGTTCGGCGGTGAGCCGGCCGACGTCGTCCGGCTGGATTCCCCAAGGCATGCGGGCGTCGTAGTCCTGCCAGTAGGTCAGCACCAGGTCCCAGCCGTCGGCGGCCAGTAGGCGGGCGATCCCCGCACCGATTCCGGCGAGCCGCCCGGCGCCGGTGACCAGCGCCGTGCTCATTCCGCCAGCTCCGCCACCGCATCGCGCCGCAGGGCCACGAGCCAGCACACCATGATGGCCAGCGCGCAGAAGACTCCGGCACTGGAGGCCATGATCCACAGCACCGGCGTCTGGAGGTTGAGGTTTTCGGCGCCGAGGGCCGTGCCGATGGTCTTCGGCGAAAACAGGAACACCACGGTGGACATGCCCAGGACGGCGCCCATCACCGCGCGCTGCAGCCGGTACCGCTGGGGCGTTTCGCGCAGCGTCCAGGCGAACGCCGGAAGCACCGCGGCCATCCACACCCAGTGGTGCGACCAGGAGACGGGGCTGATCAGGAGCATGGTGAGGGCCGTGGCGGATATAGCCACCACCCTGGCACCCTGGCTGCTGGCCACCTTGATGAGGGCGGCGCCCAGACCCACAGCGAGCAGGCTCAGGACCAGCCAGGGCACGTTCACTGCGTCCGCCGGAACTCCGAAGTGGAGCAGCGCACCCTTGATGGAAAGGTTGTCCACGTAACCGGCGCCGCCGATCCGGGACGTGTCGGGAAGAATCTCCAGCCAGAAGGTGAGGGATTCGGCCGGGCGGAGCAGCCAGCCGAGCAGCACGGTGAACGCGAACCCGGCGCACATGTTCAGCAGGCCGCGCCAGTCCTTGCGCACCAGGAAATACAGGCCGAAGACCAGCGGTGTCAGCTTGATCCCGGCGGCAACGCCCACCAGGAAGCCGCCGCCGGGCAGGCCATGCCGCCAACGGGGACTGCGGGCCAGCAGGTCCGCCGTCATCAGCCCCAGCAGGAGGATGTTGATCTGGCCGAAGGCCAACGTTTCGCGCCACGGCCCAAGATTCAGGACGGCCAGGAACAGCACGACGGCGGCGAGCCGGTTGAGCGCGGACCGGAAGGTCAGCGAAGCGAAGGTGCTGCGCCAGGTGGGCTTGCTGTTCCAGTAGCGGACGCCGAGCGCCGCCACCCAAGCGGCGACAGCGACGCCGGCGGCGTTGAACAGCAGCAGCGCCGTGGCCTGCGGCACTTTCGCGAGCAGGCTGAAGAGGAGGGCCGCGAATGGCGGGTAGGTGAAGGGCAGTTCGGGGCCGCCCGCCCAGTTCACCGTCGGCTGGTAGAGGCCCGACGGTGCCAGGCCGGCGTCGTTGAGGATCTTGCCGCCGAACCAGTAGACGCTGAAGTCCAGGCCCTTCTCGCCCCAGGCGTTCAGCCGGGACGCGACGAAGACGGCGGTGGCCGCCACCGTCAAAAGGACACCAAGTTCGACGGCGGCCAGTACGGGCCCGCGCCGGCGCGGCTGCAGTTCAGTGGTCTGATCCAGCCCCTGGCCGGGCCCTCCTGCGGCGCTGTCTGGCCTGTCGTTCCTTGTTCGGGCAGTAAGCAGTGCCATTCAGTGTCCCCCAGCTGTAGTCCGGCAGTGTGCGCCTCCGGGACGCGTAGCGCGTTCTGCCGCAAGAGCCGGCGCCGCAGAGGGCGCCCCGCTTAGTCTACTGAAGCCACGGCCACCGCTGCGGGCTTCCGTCGCCCGGCGTCTTTGCGGATGGTGGCGCTGATCACCGCGGCGATGGTGCACATCGCGGCGGCACCGAACCACGCGTAGGTGTAGTGGCCGGTGGCGTCCCGGATGGCTCCGGCGGCCAGGGCTGCCGCGGCGGCACCGAGCTGG
Protein-coding regions in this window:
- a CDS encoding LuxR C-terminal-related transcriptional regulator, with product MTGLLLETKFHVPRQRPGLATRPRLIERLNRGADATLTLVSAPAGFGKTTLLTEWLATVSANGWSAAWLSLEKRDNDSALFWTYFVTALRRASIGVGAPALSLLQSAQPPIEVLLATLLNDLHAVSNDVVLVLDDYHVIDAHEVQDGIAFLVEHLPPQVHLVIASRADPVLPLARLRARGELVELRAADLRFTVNEAEAYLNGSMGLELTGRDVAALEDRTEGWIVALQLAALSMQGREDVAAFIAGFAGDDRYIVDYLAEEVLQRQPEDVQHFLFQTSILDRLSGPLCDAVTGQDNGKLRLAALERANLFLVPLDDRRQWYRYHQLFADVLQARLVEERGDELPGLHRRASIWYEQNGEAFDAIRHALAAEDFERAADLIELAVPDIRRNRQEALLRGWLMVLPYDVVRVRPVLGVGLVGALVVCGDVGGVEDRLRDVERWLDPPPGVGKEIQGRATEMVVADDEEFRRLPETIEVYRAALALGRGDGPGTVSHAQRALDLAPEDDNVGRAAASGLLGLAYWGRGELEAAHRGYDECMAGLRRAGHLADTLGCAIALADIRLAQGRLTDAMCTYEQALEAASGRRGSVLRGEADMYVGMSGVCRERGDQQEAIRLLERSQELGPLGELPQNLYRGRVAMARILEGEGDLAGVLDLLAEAERLYVGDYFPNVRPVPALRARIQLAQGRLGEALGWVRERDLSVDDDLSYLREFEHITLARVLLARHAEEGAASSLQEAIRLLGRLLRAADDGGRTGSVIEILVLQALADQARGDIPAALASLRRAVALAEPEGYVRVFADEGAPMGSLLRAAANQRIAPGYLRRLMTFMNIAEVPTRVSGGLIEPLSERELDVLQLLGTDLDGPDIARVLVVSLNTVRTHTRHIYAKLGVNNRRAAVRQGQELGLFSRASDR
- a CDS encoding glycosyltransferase 87 family protein, with product MALLTARTRNDRPDSAAGGPGQGLDQTTELQPRRRGPVLAAVELGVLLTVAATAVFVASRLNAWGEKGLDFSVYWFGGKILNDAGLAPSGLYQPTVNWAGGPELPFTYPPFAALLFSLLAKVPQATALLLFNAAGVAVAAWVAALGVRYWNSKPTWRSTFASLTFRSALNRLAAVVLFLAVLNLGPWRETLAFGQINILLLGLMTADLLARSPRWRHGLPGGGFLVGVAAGIKLTPLVFGLYFLVRKDWRGLLNMCAGFAFTVLLGWLLRPAESLTFWLEILPDTSRIGGAGYVDNLSIKGALLHFGVPADAVNVPWLVLSLLAVGLGAALIKVASSQGARVVAISATALTMLLISPVSWSHHWVWMAAVLPAFAWTLRETPQRYRLQRAVMGAVLGMSTVVFLFSPKTIGTALGAENLNLQTPVLWIMASSAGVFCALAIMVCWLVALRRDAVAELAE
- a CDS encoding methyltransferase family protein yields the protein MGTALFALAPATAAGLVPWLLTRWEVQGPVPGGAVAQAAGALLVGAGASVVANSFVRFAIEGVGTPAPFAPPKHLVVSGLYRHVRNPMYVPIAAAVVGQGLLLGQPKLFGYAALAAVPVAAFVRFYEEPALARKFGAEYGEYRKNVPRWLPRLTPWRPDN
- a CDS encoding DUF4386 domain-containing protein, which codes for MTSIRPEAATKRVPMDPLRKTALAAGVLYLITFVSIPTLTLYRAVRTDSNYITGPGPDTATLWGGALEMIVALACIGTAVALYPVVKKQNEAVALGFVGARVLEAAVIVTGVVCLLSVVTLRQAGAGASALPTGQALAAMYGWTFLLGQTLMPAMNALLLGSLLYRSRLVPRVLPLLGLVGAPLLLASTAATYFGINNTLSVWSLIATAPIALWEFSLGVWLIVKGFSPSPITNGTTPAVAAPTPRDVPA
- a CDS encoding SDR family oxidoreductase — encoded protein: MSTALVTGAGRLAGIGAGIARLLAADGWDLVLTYWQDYDARMPWGIQPDDVGRLTAELEAIGSRVVALPANFQDPGAVDRMMADVAAQAGTLHGMVLSHAESVDSGILDTTLESFERHFAVNTRASWQLVRAFAQQAADDGGAIVALTSDHTAFNLPYGASKGALDRIVIAAARELGPLGISANVLNPGPVDTGWMDGQTRAELARRQPGGRLGTPAEVAGTVAFLLSPAGRWVSGQLIKADGGFSA